Proteins from a single region of Verrucomicrobiota bacterium:
- a CDS encoding IS110 family transposase, with translation MSAPEPRFAHFASIDWAKHKHHAVILNAAGQIVAAFDFDHTAVGWKQWREQAARYAPLAVAIETSQGPVIDQLLQTPDCTIYPLNPKAAQRYRERKAPSGTKSDHLDAWSFADALRLDGAHWRPLCQQDPLLEHLRLLCRDEMALIEERTALVNQLQAALQEYYPAALEAFGDWTLPSAWAFLEAFPTPQALVAAGKRRSRKIPPRP, from the coding sequence ATGTCTGCCCCTGAACCTCGCTTCGCTCACTTCGCCAGCATCGACTGGGCTAAGCACAAGCATCATGCCGTCATCCTCAATGCCGCCGGCCAGATCGTGGCCGCCTTCGATTTTGACCACACCGCCGTCGGCTGGAAACAGTGGCGCGAGCAAGCCGCCCGTTATGCGCCCTTGGCCGTGGCCATCGAGACCAGCCAAGGCCCCGTCATCGACCAGTTGCTGCAAACCCCGGATTGCACGATCTACCCCCTTAACCCCAAAGCCGCGCAACGCTACCGGGAGCGCAAAGCCCCCAGCGGTACCAAGAGCGACCACCTGGATGCCTGGAGCTTTGCCGACGCGCTGCGCCTGGATGGGGCGCACTGGCGGCCGCTCTGCCAGCAAGATCCCTTGCTGGAGCACCTGCGGCTGCTGTGCCGCGACGAGATGGCCTTGATTGAAGAGCGCACCGCCTTAGTCAATCAGCTCCAAGCCGCCCTGCAGGAATATTACCCCGCGGCCCTGGAGGCGTTTGGGGATTGGACGCTGCCGTCGGCCTGGGCCTTCCTCGAAGCCTTCCCGACCCCGCAAGCCTTAGTGGCGGCGGGCAAACGCCGCTCTCGAAAAATTCCTCCACGCCCATAA